The nucleotide sequence AACCGGATGTTTTCCGGGTAGGCAGGGTTTTTTATATACCGATGAATAAATCTTTTGCGACCCTTTCGGTAGGCTGGGATATACCGCGCAAGGTTAAATATTTTTTGGAGCAAGAGAAATTTGATGTAATCCATACAATGGGACCATTCCCACCAAGCATCTCCTTTTTCGCACTCCATTATTCCCGGGCTCTGAATATCACCACCTTCCATTCCACCGGATTTAAGTATTACCGGGCAGGTTCCTATATTTTTAGAAGATTGTTCCAAAAATATATCCGAAAACTCCATGGTCTGATTGCTGTGTCCGAAACTGCCCGCGACACCTTTATGCCATATATTCCGGGCGAATATACCATAATCCCCAATGGAGTAGACCTGGAGCGTTTCCATCCCCGGGTTTTTCCTTTTCCTGAATTTAAAGGGAAAAAAAATAAAATTTTATATTTAGGCCGCCTGGACCGGCGTAAAGGGCTTATTGAACTTCTCAAGGCACTCCCATTGATAAAGGAGGAGTTGAAAGAAGTATTACTAATCGTGGTGGGAAAGGGTCCACTCGAAAATGAATGCCGGAGACTGGTAGCCAATTTAGGTTTAACCGATAGTGTAATATTCAGAGGTTATGCTCCAGCCAAAGAGATCCCATCTTATTATGCCTCCTGTGATATATATTGCTCACCGGCACTCGGGGGAGAATCGTTCGGTATCGTCCTTTTGGAGGCGATGGCGGTGGGCAAACCTGTGGTTGCTTCTCGCATCCCGGGTTATGATCGGGTGATAATCGATGGCTACAATGGTCTTTTCTTCAACCCCCATAATAAAGGGGAGATTGCTGAAAAAATTATTGAAGTTTTGAGCAATGATTCCATTCGGCAGCGATTGATCCGCAACGGGCTGGAATTTGTGAAAAATTATTCCTGGGATAATATGGCGAAGAAGATTGAGGATTTCTATTATCAACGCCTCCATCGGCAAGAAAATTAAACTCGGCGCCGATTGCTTTCGTCAAAATAAGCGAACAAGGAGGTTTTATGCAATGGGTGAGTGGCGGATTGATCCTTTTGTTGGCAGGCGTCACAGCATTTGCCCAGCACTGGTGCCCAAGACATGAAATAAAGGCAAAACCAGAACCCCCTATAGAGATGCTCGTGGATCTATCTCCGGAGCAAAAAACCCAGCTGGAAAACATTCGGATTGAAACGCGCAAGAATATCATTCCCATTAAATCCCAGATTGAGTTAAAGGAAATCGAACTCCAGCAGGCGATGAAAAGCGATAATCCGGACAAGGATAAAATTCTGAAGTTGAGTAAAGAGATTCATGAGCTGGAATGGCAAATTAAAAAGTTAAATATTGAAGAACGTTTGAAGATAAACTCTATTTTGACACCCGAACAGAAAGAGAAGATAAGAATGCACAAAAGGCGGATAATCAAAAAGATTGAGATTGAAGATGATATTGAGAAAGAAGATTGATCAGTAGTCAACCCTCCAGATGGCGAAGTAATAAAAAGAGGTCTCCTCACGGAAGACCTCTTCTTTTTTAAAAAAGCGCGCTAAAAATTGCTGGAATAGATATTTGATATGCACATCCCGGGTGCGACAGGCGAGATATAATTTGGCCGGGGATACGGGGATGTCGATATCCTGCAGGTTGCCCCGGTCTTCAAAAGACTGCCATTTTATTGGTTTAATAAACGGATTCACCAGTTCATAGACTTCTTTATTACATAATAAAATCTCAGCATCATTGACATATTCATAAAGCTTTTCCTGTTCGTAGCGCTGCTGGTTTAGAAATTTCTGGTGTTGATAACTTATTGCGACATCCCCGGCGAGGAGAAATAACACAAGAATTGCTAATAAAGACCTTGGAAATTTTATCCGGATTAATACTTCACTATAGGGTATGAGTAAGAAAGGAATCACCGGTAAAAGATAACGCTGAGCCCGAATCAAGGTTTCTAAAAAATTTTCGCCAGTGTCCATATAATACTGGAGAGAGAAGAAAAGAATAAAGACGATTGCCGGAGTCAAAAAAAGCCATTTTTCGGAAAGGCGGCTCTGGAGGCTAAAAATGAACATCAATGGATAAAGGATATTCAAGAAGATAAAAAATTGAGGAAACATTACCGGTATGTGTCTTAGAGAAAAGCCGATCATACTGGCACCCGCGGGACCAGTTAAAGAATTGGCGATGAGCAGGTGATAGAGTAAAAGCGGTAGTACCCCTAAGACACCACCTAACAAAAATTGTCCAGAAGAGCAGAATTTCTTTTTAAATCCCAGAAAAAGCAAGAGAGAAAAAGGGATTAAAACCATCGGATATCTTATACCAATGGCAAGTCCGAAAATGAGTCCGGCAAGGAAATAAATCTTTTTTATAAAAAATAATAAACCGAGCAGCCCGATGATTGTTGCTGGCAGATCGCTCATCAGGGTTCTGGAGTATAGTATAAAAGAGGGATGGAGTAAAAATAAAAATGCATAATCACGGGGTAGACGATAGTGGTTGAGGATTAAAATCATGGTGATAAAGCCCACAACCATCAGGATGAAACCCCGCAGAAATGAGAAGCGCCAGTTTAGGATGGTAAAGGGTAAAAGGAGGAGGCTGTTGCCAGGTGGATAACGGGAAATAAGACGATGGTCGGCGATTACTGATGCCGGAGCGGAAAAAATGCCAGCTTCATCATAGGCTAATTTAAATTTTTGAAAGGTATAAGCCATGGTGAGATAGGCACTTTCATCAACGATGCCGGTGGTGGGAGGATAAAAAAGAAAGAAGTTCAGGGCAAAGAGAAAAAAAACCATGCTTCTGAACCATTTATTTTGTAGCATAATGTTAGTATATTCTGGATTCATTCACTGTCAAGGATTGTTGATTGACTTTTTTACCAAGATAGTTATAATAAAACCCAAAAGGAGATGCACCAATGGCGATTATTCTTGATGGCAAAAGTTTAACCATTGAAAAACTTGTGGCAATTGCTCGCCACCATGAAAAGGTTGAATTAGCCCCCGAATCTTTGGAAGAGATAAAGAGATGTCGGGCAATGCTGGAGAAAAAATTGGCGGCAAGAGAGATCATGTATGGAATAAATACAGGGATTGGTGAATTATCAGAGGTGGTTCTTCCCGATGAGCAGATTGAGCAATTCCAGAAATACCTTATCTACAACCATGCGGCAGGGATTGGTGAACCGATGCCCATAGAGTATGTCCGGGGTGCGATGGCAAGTAGGATAAATGTCCATGCCAAGGGAAAATCCGCCTGTCGACCCGAGATAACCCTGACGCTGGTGGAGATGCTAAATAAAGGGGTGACCCCGGTCGTCTGCAAAAAAGGTTCGGTCGGTGCTTGTGGTGATCTCGCACCGATGTCACAGATTGCCCTTTTGATGCTGGGCGAAGGCGAGGCATTCTACCAGGGTGAAAGATTGCCGGGTCGCGTGGCGATGGAGCGCGCGGGTATTCCTATTCCGGGATTAAAAGCAAGAGATGGCTTAGCCATCATCAATGGTTCCAATTTTATCACTGCGATCAGTGCCCTTCAGTTATACGATATCAATCGCTGGCTTAAACAGGCAGAGATCGCCTGTGCCATGACCCTCGAGGCATTGATTGCAAATTTAAAACCATACGATGTGCGCGTCCATGAAGTCCGGGGCTTTCCCGGTGCGATTCGTTCGGCAAGGGCGATAATGAAGTGTATTGAAGGCAGTGATCTCCTCACAGGAAAATTTAAAACCAAGGTCCAGGATGCCTATTCCATGCGCTCTTCGCCCCAGGTGATCGGTGCAGCCCATGATGCGGTGCGCTGGGCTCGGGAGCAGGTTGAGATTGAATTGAATGGGGTTGGAGATAATCCTATATTCTTACCCGAGTACAATCTCACACTGACCGGTGCTAATTTCCAGGGAACACCCATCTCTCTTCCAATGGATATGGTCGGTGCTGCAGTCACGATGGTCTGTGTCCTTTCTGAACGGCGCATGAACCGGCTTACCAATCCCAATTTGAGTGTGGGACTTCCAGCATTTTTGACTAAAGATCCCGGTGTCTTTTCAGGTTTTATGCTCAGCCAGTACACCGCGGATATGCTCATCGTGGAACAAAGGATTCTCTCTATGCCTGCCTCTATCCAATCGATCCCGGCAGCCGCAGACCAGGAAGATTTTGTATCCATGGGAATGAATACCGCTTTAAAAAATGAACAAATCCTTGACAATGCCTATGGCATCCTCGGGATTGAATTCATGGCTGCAGCCCAGGCATTGGATTTTCGCGAATTCAATCCAGGTCGAGGGGTGAATGCCGCACGAAGGGTGATCAGAAAATATGTCACTCATCTGGAGGAAGACCGACCGTTATACCCTGACCATAACAAAATGAAGG is from candidate division WOR-3 bacterium and encodes:
- a CDS encoding glycosyltransferase family 4 protein; amino-acid sequence: MKICLVSDPYYPYPSGVSEYTHYLAKYLRRLGHTVKILTTHYKEEVPEPDVFRVGRVFYIPMNKSFATLSVGWDIPRKVKYFLEQEKFDVIHTMGPFPPSISFFALHYSRALNITTFHSTGFKYYRAGSYIFRRLFQKYIRKLHGLIAVSETARDTFMPYIPGEYTIIPNGVDLERFHPRVFPFPEFKGKKNKILYLGRLDRRKGLIELLKALPLIKEELKEVLLIVVGKGPLENECRRLVANLGLTDSVIFRGYAPAKEIPSYYASCDIYCSPALGGESFGIVLLEAMAVGKPVVASRIPGYDRVIIDGYNGLFFNPHNKGEIAEKIIEVLSNDSIRQRLIRNGLEFVKNYSWDNMAKKIEDFYYQRLHRQEN
- a CDS encoding Spy/CpxP family protein refolding chaperone — translated: MQWVSGGLILLLAGVTAFAQHWCPRHEIKAKPEPPIEMLVDLSPEQKTQLENIRIETRKNIIPIKSQIELKEIELQQAMKSDNPDKDKILKLSKEIHELEWQIKKLNIEERLKINSILTPEQKEKIRMHKRRIIKKIEIEDDIEKED
- a CDS encoding aromatic amino acid ammonia-lyase, translated to MAIILDGKSLTIEKLVAIARHHEKVELAPESLEEIKRCRAMLEKKLAAREIMYGINTGIGELSEVVLPDEQIEQFQKYLIYNHAAGIGEPMPIEYVRGAMASRINVHAKGKSACRPEITLTLVEMLNKGVTPVVCKKGSVGACGDLAPMSQIALLMLGEGEAFYQGERLPGRVAMERAGIPIPGLKARDGLAIINGSNFITAISALQLYDINRWLKQAEIACAMTLEALIANLKPYDVRVHEVRGFPGAIRSARAIMKCIEGSDLLTGKFKTKVQDAYSMRSSPQVIGAAHDAVRWAREQVEIELNGVGDNPIFLPEYNLTLTGANFQGTPISLPMDMVGAAVTMVCVLSERRMNRLTNPNLSVGLPAFLTKDPGVFSGFMLSQYTADMLIVEQRILSMPASIQSIPAAADQEDFVSMGMNTALKNEQILDNAYGILGIEFMAAAQALDFREFNPGRGVNAARRVIRKYVTHLEEDRPLYPDHNKMKELVKSCEILEAVEKEVGPLE